In the genome of Calothrix sp. PCC 6303, the window AAACCATTTTGACCTAGGGTTGCGTCTAAAACCAACAGTGATTCTACTTTGGCGTTTGGGGCTTTTTTATCGATGATGCGACGGACTTTACTGAGTTCCTCCATCAAATTCTTTTTGTTTTGTAATCGTCCGGCAGTATCGATGATCAGTAGTTCAGTATTACGGGCATTTGCGGCTACTATAGCATCAAAAACTACGGCAGCCGGGTCAGTATTTTTGCCGGGATTAGATATAACTTCGACACCGCTACGGCTACCCCAGACTTTTACTTGCTCAACAGCAGCAGCGCGGAAGGTGTCGGCGGCACCAATCAGGGTTTTATAGCCGGATTTTTGGGATAGGTGAGCGAGTTTACCAACTGTTGTGGTTTTCCCAGCACCATTAACCCCAGTCATTAACCAAATATTGAGGCTGTCTTTTTCTGGTCCGAAACTGGTTTTGCTAGATTTATGGATGGGTGCTTCCAGCATATCCCGTAGGATTTGTTTGAGATATGCGATCGCTACATCGGGAGGAAGGGTTTCTTCTCGTAGTCTTTTCTGTAATGCTTCGATTACAAAATCTGTGGCTTCTACTCCCACATCTGCTTGAAGTAGTAAGGACTCAATTTCCACCACCGCCGCTTGGTTGAGGGGTCCTTGACCAACTATTGCCTTCAGCTGGTTAATAATACTACGGCGGGTTTTATCTAAGCCTTGGCGGAGTTTCCTCAACCAGGTAATTTCCTCAATTGTGACATCTTCCGCTCGTCGTCCTTGTGCTGCCAGTATCTCCGCTGACCACACAAAGCCATCATCAAAGGCAACATCAGGAATTTTCTCGCCTACTTCTGATGTGCTAGATATTACATCACCTTCCTGTGTTGGTTCTGTAACTTCGATGGCATTAGCAAGTAATCGTTCTTGCCTTGCTTGTTTTTCAGCAGCAGCTCGCTCTATAAATGACAAATTTTCAGAATTAGAAGATTCTGTGATTGCTTCGGTAACTGGTGTGGCAGTATCAGCGATCGAATCACCATTATCAGGTGGGGTGGCAATCTCCTCTGCAACTATCTCTGAAACTGCTTCCTGTTGAAGATTTAGGGCAATCTCAATGTTTGTGTCTGACGGTATTTTTTCTTCCACCTCATTACTAACAGCCGGTTCTGTAGCAGCTTCCACATCTGCTTGCGGATGCATATTTTCTTGAATATTGTCTTGAATATTCTTGTAAGCTGCTTTGGCAAATGCTAGCAAATCCAATCCCGTATCTGGTGTAGTATCAGCATCTGTTTTTACCTCTTCTACAGGAGGAGTATCCGCAGAAGATGGAGGTGTTTGGGAAGAATCATTAGATTGACGGCGAAACCAATTAAAAGCCATTGTAGATAAAAATATTAGTAGTTATTCATTTATTTGAACATATCCCAATTAACAGTTACCAACCAACTGCTGGGTGTCACCAAAAAGGGGATGATCAATGAGGGGAGTAGGCAGTAGGCGGGTTTTTGGAAGAAGCTTGAACTCCCACCAAAAACTTTTCCCCTTAAAAGAGGAGGCTGGTACCGGGTTTGCTTTAGTAAATAAACCGTATATTGCTTCCCGATGCAATTGGTATAAATTCTCTAAACTGTTTGTTTCTGTTCAGTGACTCGTCGTAAAACACCATTAATAAAGCGATAACCATCTTCTTCGCTATAGCGCTTGGCTAATTCCACAGCTTCATTAATTGCCATACTGGGTTCAAGTCCCAAGAAACTCATCTCTGTGACAGCAATACGTAAAATATCTCGATCGATTTGAGCCAAACGATTAACCTGCCAGTCAACCAAAGCGGCAGATATCTTTGCATCTACAGCAACACGATTTTCGCTGACTGTCTGAACAATTCTGATAGCGTATCTGCCAACATCTTTATCTTGATTTGCCAGCTGAATTAGTTCAGGAAATTCCACTGCTGCACCCAATTTATTAATTGCTGTTTGGGTATAAGTTACAGCTTCTTTCATCATTGTTCGAGCAATATCCAAATCCGCAGCACGGGTTTGACTAGTCAAAATCCGATCGTTACTACGTTGTAATTCCCCTGCGGCATTGTCCAGTGTATCTTGGACTTCAGAGCGAAGGGTGCGAACTGCTGCCAAAACTAGTTTTGGTAGTTGATCTTCGCTGAGTTTTTTGGGATTTGTTGGTAATTGACTCAGGCATAATAGAGCCAATTCACGGGCGATTTGGCGAGGTTTACGTTCTTGCATAGGACTTTATTGGGGCTTTATTGGGGCTGGGTTGAGGACTATGTGTAGTTACAACTGTACTGGAATTTTTATCACGTTTCTTCAACCTTTATTGCTGAACGCTTAGTTTCCAGGACGGGAATTTCTACCTTGTGTTCTTTTTGCCGTTCTTGTACTACCAATGGAGATGGTAAATTTGATGGATTAGTGGGGGCAACAATACCGCCAGAAACAACAATTTTAAAGGCATCTTCGATAGAAAGCGAGAGATTGACAGCTTCGTCTTCGGGAATTACTGCATACCACCCGGTGGTAGGGTTTGGTGTAGTGGGGATAAAAACACTTAACATTGGACGGGACATTTGTGCTTGAATATCGCTACTAATGACTCCTGTGACGAATGCGATCGCCCAAATCCCTGGACGAGGATATTCTACTAGAATTACTCGACGAAACTTGCCATTGGTGTCTTTTAGTAATGTCTCTAAAAGTTGTTTGAGGGTTTTGTAAACCTGTCCGGCTAAGGGAATTGCCTGTAAGAAGCGCTCACCAAAATCAAGCAACCACTGCCCAGCAATGTTACGAGCCATCAAGCCAATTACTAAAATACTCAATAGGGGAACTGCAAACCCCACCAAGAGATTTAGCAAATTCACCACAATTGGGTGCATTCCATCAAAAGGATTGAGTTGTTTAGGAATTTGGGTGAGAAAATCAATTACCCAGTTAGCAATAGTAATGGTTAACCAAATCGTGGTGGCTAAGGGAATCACTACCAGCAAACCAGCGATTAGGTCATTTTTTAAGTCTTGCTTTAAGCGTTCGATGACCAAGCCCCGATTCTCCTTTTTTATGCTAATGGAAGTTCTTTTCTGAATACTCATACCAGTAGTTGTCCACGATATGGCTTTTGTTCTTGGTAGCTAACGGCTAAACACTAGCAGTTAATCCATAGGATAAAACTAGGCTTTCTCACCTTGGCGATATTTCTGATGTAGCTAACGTGGGATAACTTCTCACTCCTGCCCAAAGTCGGAACTAGAAGTAATACCAAAATAACCCTATCAGAATACTTCCAGCTAACCTAGTCATATCTAGATTTGTACTATTTTTAAGCCTTGTAAATTATTGTTGCAAGTCTTAAAGATAATACTAATCCTATCGTGCCACAACAAAAACTGCCCAAGACTGGCAAAACATCTGACGAAAACCAGAAATTACTGCCAGTGATTGAGTAAATATTAGAGCTTTATAGGCACTATTATGAGAAAAAATTTTGCAGAACTGTCAATTTATGTAACAGGACTTCTTGCCGCTGACAAATGAGTCTAAATACTCTTAAGTACATAGGCATAAATATTTAGAATTTAATTTAGAATTTAATTTAGAATTTAGACATTTTTCAACACGAGTGAAATGGCTGTTGCCCGTTCCCTGTTCCCTTGCCTAAATAGATAATTTATTTTGCAGGACTACTTGGGTATTTTCGCCATTGTAAATACTGTTTCTGCCGTAAATTCTAATTCTGGAAACAGCGAATCTGTAACTAGTTCTTCTCCCATATAGGTCTGTGG includes:
- the ftsY gene encoding signal recognition particle-docking protein FtsY, which produces MAFNWFRRQSNDSSQTPPSSADTPPVEEVKTDADTTPDTGLDLLAFAKAAYKNIQDNIQENMHPQADVEAATEPAVSNEVEEKIPSDTNIEIALNLQQEAVSEIVAEEIATPPDNGDSIADTATPVTEAITESSNSENLSFIERAAAEKQARQERLLANAIEVTEPTQEGDVISSTSEVGEKIPDVAFDDGFVWSAEILAAQGRRAEDVTIEEITWLRKLRQGLDKTRRSIINQLKAIVGQGPLNQAAVVEIESLLLQADVGVEATDFVIEALQKRLREETLPPDVAIAYLKQILRDMLEAPIHKSSKTSFGPEKDSLNIWLMTGVNGAGKTTTVGKLAHLSQKSGYKTLIGAADTFRAAAVEQVKVWGSRSGVEVISNPGKNTDPAAVVFDAIVAANARNTELLIIDTAGRLQNKKNLMEELSKVRRIIDKKAPNAKVESLLVLDATLGQNGLRQAEVFSEAAQLSGVVLTKLDGTAKGGVALAVVKQLGLPIRFIGAGEGIEDLRPFSSYEFVEALLSD
- the nusB gene encoding transcription antitermination factor NusB → MQERKPRQIARELALLCLSQLPTNPKKLSEDQLPKLVLAAVRTLRSEVQDTLDNAAGELQRSNDRILTSQTRAADLDIARTMMKEAVTYTQTAINKLGAAVEFPELIQLANQDKDVGRYAIRIVQTVSENRVAVDAKISAALVDWQVNRLAQIDRDILRIAVTEMSFLGLEPSMAINEAVELAKRYSEEDGYRFINGVLRRVTEQKQTV
- a CDS encoding DUF502 domain-containing protein — encoded protein: MSIQKRTSISIKKENRGLVIERLKQDLKNDLIAGLLVVIPLATTIWLTITIANWVIDFLTQIPKQLNPFDGMHPIVVNLLNLLVGFAVPLLSILVIGLMARNIAGQWLLDFGERFLQAIPLAGQVYKTLKQLLETLLKDTNGKFRRVILVEYPRPGIWAIAFVTGVISSDIQAQMSRPMLSVFIPTTPNPTTGWYAVIPEDEAVNLSLSIEDAFKIVVSGGIVAPTNPSNLPSPLVVQERQKEHKVEIPVLETKRSAIKVEET